In the Mastacembelus armatus chromosome 17, fMasArm1.2, whole genome shotgun sequence genome, one interval contains:
- the fuz gene encoding protein fuzzy homolog, with the protein MMMLQDGSTQLICLTASSGVPLFTRGASKQLPFSVIGSLNGVHMFGSGQGVALSCCETEGGGKVAWRVFQDSVMLIAVSGGGRHGAGSSKEEEVHLQRLLENVWNCMVLVLGQDELTNMRNVERLKRDLRSCFSIIDQLLEDRQEGILGNLTHCTDSLIPPNTTVIQEAVDSFAKAADSEFGCLIVHGRIAAATEKWWRLAPQEVVLLSALVRTLSGSGSASCDYPVFLPQGSPTVAHRLLRFHLLPGADVCVLCGPTPSLHRAETELVGRFWSPLVETLRDCLAVGERCLPGSVSLRPDVLALLLINRETRRSVSCVRTSTNHPPCAPLLPSKARCWELLKLFYIFSIKHYFMQEETLCVTPEERAHKTNTEDFVHGFSHQPIHCYLVTEECKSYGLQTPQHQLFLLIPLSVPTFALRTVATQTLSDIVAATGF; encoded by the coding sequence ATGATGATGCTCCAGGATGGGTCAACACAGCTCATCTGCCTCACAGCTAGTAGCGGTGTCCCCCTTTTCACGAGGGGAGCCTCCAAACAGCTACCCTTCTCTGTCATCGGCTCCCTCAATGGTGTTCACATGTTCGGCAGTGGCCAGGGGGTAGCGTTGTCCTGCTGTGAGACTGAAGGCGGGGGGAAGGTGGCGTGGAGAGTCTTTCAGGACAGTGTGATGCTCATTGCTGTGAGTGGAGGTGGGAGACATGGTGCAGGCAGCAGCAAAGAAGAAGAGGTCCATTTACAGCGCCTGCTGGAGAATGTGTGGAATTGTATGGTGCTGGTTTTGGGGCAGGATGAGCTGACCAACATGAGAAATGTTGAGAGGCTGAAGAGAGACTTGCGCTCCTGCTTTAGCATCATTGATCAGCTGCTGGAGGACAGGCAAGAAGGGATCCTGGGTAACCTGACACACTGCACTGATTCACTGATACCGCCAAACACCACTGTAATTCAAGAGGCTGTGGACAGCTTTGCTAAGGCTGCAGACAGTGAGTTTGGTTGCCTCATTGTCCATGGTCGGATAGCTGCAGCAACTGAGAAGTGGTGGCGCCTTGCACCGCAGGAAGTCGTACTGCTCTCTGCTTTGGTGCGTACTCTCTCAGGTTCAGGATCAGCTTCTTGTGATTACCCAGTTTTCCTTCCTCAAGGAAGCCCTACTGTGGCCCACCGTCTGCTCCGCTTTCATCTGCTCCCTGGGGCAGATGTATGCGTGCTGTGTGGTCCCACACCTTCCTTGCATAGAGCTGAGACCGAGCTTGTGGGTCGTTTCTGGTCACCCCTGGTGGAGACCCTAAGAGACTGCCTGGCTGTTGGAGAGCGCTGCTTACCAGGATCTGTATCCTTGCGTCCTGATGTGCTGGCACTTCTACTCATTAACCGTGAAACACGTCGCTCAGTCTCTTGTGTGCGAACATCCACTAATCATCCACCCTGTGCCCCTCTGTTACCCTCCAAGGCCCGCTGCTGGGAGCTTCTGAAGCTATTCTACATCTTCAGCATTAAACACTACTTCATGCAGGAGGAGACTTTGTGTGTCACTCCAGAGGAGAGGGCTCACAAAACTAACACTGAAGACTTTGTCCATGGTTTCTCCCATCAGCCAATACATTGCTATTTAGTTACAGAAGAGTGCAAAAGCTATGGACTTCAAACCCCACAGCACCAGCTCTTCCTGCTTATCCCACTGTCAGTGCCCACCTTCGCGCTGCGTACGGTGGCCACACAGACTCTTTCTGATATAGTTGCAGCCACTGGGTTTTAG
- the gpt gene encoding alanine aminotransferase 2-like isoform X2, giving the protein MNHGTSLLWKRRALSSLSATRRGLPKEKMSENGVVPRAKVLTIDTMNPTVKNVEYAVRGPIVARAVELERELSEGMKKPFAEVIKANIGDAHAMGQQPITFFRQVLALCSYPELLNDSTFPEDAKSRAYRILQSCGGNSMGSYSASQGIDSVRQDVAHYIERRDGGVPCDPDNIYLTTGASDGIMTMLKLLVCGEGATRTGVMISIPQYPLYSAALAELGAVQINYYLNEEKCWSLDISELQRALDEARHYCSPRALCIINPGNPTGQVQSRQCIEDVIRFAAKERLFLMADEVYQDNVYAEGCQFHSFKKVLFEMGPEYSNTVELASFHSTSKCYMGECGFRGGYMEVMNMDDEVKAQLTKLLSVRLCPPVPGQALMDLVVNPPQPGEPSYDNFIKERTATLSALAEKAKLTEQVLNTVQGISCNPVQGAMYSFPHITIPEKAIKEAMEQGQQPDMFYCMKMLEETGICLVPGSGFGQKEGTYHFRMTILPPIDKLQILLIKVKEFHQKFTQQYS; this is encoded by the exons AGCCTTGTCGAGTCTGAGTGCGACGCGGCGTGGTCTTCCCAAAGAGAAAATGTCCGAGAATGGAGTGGTGCCCCGGGCCAAGGTGTTGACCATCGACACCATGAACCCCACGGTGAAGAATGTGGAGTACGCGGTGAGGGGGCCCATCGTGGCGCGGGCTGTGGAGCTGGAGCGGGAGCTCAGCGAG GGAATGAAGAAGCCTTTTGCTGAGGTCATCAAGGCAAACATTGGTGATGCACATGCTATGGGCCAGCAGCCAATCACTTTCTTCCGGCAG GTCTTGGCGCTCTGCTCCTACCCTGAACTGCTAAATGACAGTACATTCCCAGAAGATGCCAAAAGTAGAGCATACCGCATTCTGCAGTCCTGCGGCGGGAACAGTATGG GTTCCTATAGTGCCAGTCAGGGCATAGACTCTGTGCGTCAGGATGTGGCCCACTACATTGAGCGAAGGGATGGAGGTGTGCCCTGTGACCCAGACAACATATACCTCACCACAGGAGCCAGTGATGGCATTATG ACAATGCTGAAGCTGCTGGTGTGTGGTGAAGGTGCCACCCGTACAGGCGTTATGATTTCTATACCTCAGTATCCCCTGTACTCGGCTGCACTGGCTGAACTCGGCGCCGTGCAGATCAACTATTATCttaatgaagaaaaatgctGGAGTCTGGACATCAGCGAGCTGCAGCGTGCTTTAGACGAAGCCCGGCACTATTGTAGCCCAAGAGCTTTGTGTATCATCAATCCTGGAAACCCAACTG GTCAGGTCCAGAGCAGACAGTGCATTGAGGATGTAATCCGATTTGCAGCAAAAGAACGTCTCTTCCTCATGGCTGATGAG GTGTACCAGGATAATGTGTATGCTGAGGGTTGCCAGTTCCACTCTTTCAAGAAGGTTCTGTTTGAGATGGGGCCAGAGTACTCGAATACAGTGGAACTGGCATCCTTCCATTCCACTTCGAAGTGTTACATGGGAGA GTGTGGTTTCCGTGGAGGCTACATGGAGGTCATGAACATGGATGATGAGGTGAAGGCCCAACTAACGAAGCTGTTGTCAGTCCGTCTGTGTCCTCCTGTTCCTGGTCAGGCTCTCATGGACCTGGTGGTCAACCCTCCACAGCCTGGAGAGCCCTCATATGACAACTTCATCAAG GAGCGCACAGCTACGTTAAGTGCCTTAGCAGAGAAGGCCAAACTTACAGAGCAAGTTCTGAATACTGTCCAAGGTATCAGCTGCAATCCGGTGCAGGGTGCCATGTACTCCTTCCCCCACATAACCATCCCTGAAAAGGCCATCAAAGAGGCCATG GAACAAGGTCAGCAGCCAGATATGTTTTACTGCATGAAGATGCTGGAGGAGACGGGGATCTGCCTTGTACCTGGGAGCGGCTTTGGTCAGAAGGAGGGAACCTACCACTTCAG AATGACCATCTTGCCACCCATAGACAAATTGCAGATCCTGCTGATAAAAGTCAAGGAGTTCCACCAGAAATTCACCCAGCAATATTCTTAG
- the c1ql3b gene encoding complement C1q-like protein 3b, whose amino-acid sequence MIATGVCGVALVLVLVVLIPVVVNTAGTPARYEMLGSCQMVCDSHGTTATATAKATNPVKDNRLVQSLPTFIQGPQGEPGRVGRMGPRGPVGEPGPPGPAGPPGERGPPGPPGPPGAIGPTGAISAATYNTVPKIAFYAGLKKQHEGYEVLKFDDVVTNLGNHYDPSTGKFTCSIPGIYFFVYHVLMRGGDGTSMWADLCKNNQVRASAIAQDADQNYDYASNSVVLHLEPGDEIYIKLDGGKAHGGNNNKYSTFSGFMLYAD is encoded by the exons ATGATCGCAACTGGTGTTTGTGGCGTCGcgctggtgctggtgctggtggtTCTGATCCCGGTCGTAGTGAATACCGCCGGGACTCCTGCACGCTACGAGATGCTCGGATCCTGTCAGATGGTGTGCGACTCCCATGGGACCACGGCCACTGCAACGGCAAAGGCAACCAATCCGGTCAAAGACAACCGCTTGGTTCAGTCGCTTCCGACGTTTATCCAAGGTCCTCAAGGAGAACCGGGACGCGTCGGGAGGATGGGTCCAAGGGGTCCGGTGGGCGAGCCCGGACCACCTGGACCTGCTGGTCCTCCCGGGGAAAGAGGGCCACCAGGCCCGCCGGGTCCACCCGGAGCAATTGGGCCAACTGGTGCCATCAGCGCTGCCACTTACAACACTGTCCCAAAGATAGCGTTTTATGCAGGACTGAAGAAGCAACATGAGGGCTATGAAGTGCTGAAATTCGACGACGTAGTCACAAATCTTGGCAACCACTATGATCCCTCTACAGGGAAATTCACCTGCTCAATACCggggatttatttttttgtctacCATGTGCTGATGAGAGGCGGCGATGGAACCAGCATGTGGGCTGACCTCTGTAAAAACAACCAG GTGAGAGCCAGTGCCATCGCCCAAGACGCAGACCAGAACTACGACTATGCCAGCAACAGTGTTGTCCTACACCTTGAGCCCGGGGATGAGATTTACATCAAACTAGACGGCGGGAAGGCGCACGGGGGCAACAATAACAAATATAGCACCTTCTCCGGTTTCATGCTGTACGCTGATTGA
- the pter gene encoding LOW QUALITY PROTEIN: N-acetyltaurine hydrolase (The sequence of the model RefSeq protein was modified relative to this genomic sequence to represent the inferred CDS: deleted 1 base in 1 codon), translating into MAELTGKVQTVLGLVDPDQLGRTMTHEHLTMSFECCYFPPHSGDEAVAENPFQMQHMDWLRQNPYSSHENLLLQQETSAVRDELLAYRKAGGGAIVENTTTGIDRDLPTLRQLSKDTGVHIIAGAGYYVDCTHSETTKKMSVEKLSDIIVSEVLHGADGTDIRCGVIGEIGTGWPITESEKKVLRATAHAQAQLGCPVIIHPGRNPAAPAEIIRILQEAGGDISKTVMSHMDRTIFDKGELLEFGKLGSYLEYDLFGIEMLNYPFNLEVDMPSDNQRVQTLAMLLKEGYEDKLLMAHDIHTKNRLTKYGGHGYSHILKNIVPKMLTRGITQHQVDKILIDNPKHLLTFK; encoded by the exons ATGGCAGAGCTGACTGGGAAGGTCCAAACTGTTCTGGGTTTGGTGGATCCAGACCAACTGGGCCGCACCATGACCCATGAGCACCTGACCATGAGCTTCGAATGCTGCTATTTCCCTCCTCATTCAGGTGATGAGGCAGTGGCGGAGAACCCATTCCAGATGCAGCACATGGATTGGCTGAGACAGAACCCCTACAGCAGCCACGagaacctgctgctgcagcaggagacCAGTGCTGTGCGGGATGAGCTGCTGGCCTACAGGAAggcc ggggggggggcaatAGTAGAGAACACCACCACAGGCATTGACCGGGACCTGCCAACCCTGAGGCAGCTGTCGAAGGACACCGGGGTCCACATCATCGCAGGAGCAGGGTACTATGTAGACTGCACCCACTCTGAGACCACTAAGAAAATGAGTGTGGAAAAG CTCAGCGACATAATTGTCAGCGAGGTGCTTCACGGCGCAGACGGCACAGACATCCGTTGTGGCGTGATCGGCGAGATTGGGACCGGCTGGCCCATCACAGAGAGCGAGAAGAAGGTGCTGAGGGCCACGGCTCATGCTCAGGCTCAGCTCGGGTGCCCTGTCATCATTCACCCTGGCAGGAatcctgctgctccagcagaaaTTATCCGGATTCTCCAGGAGGCCGGTGGTGATATCAGTAAAACTGTCATGTCTCACATGGACAG GACTATATTCGATAAAGGTGAACTGCTTGAGTTTGGAAAACTGGGGAGTTACCTGGAGTATGATCTGTTTGGAATAGAGATGCTGAACTACCCATTTAACCTGGAGGTGGACATGCCCAGTGACAACCAAAGAGTCCAAAC ctTGGCGATGCTGTTGAAGGAGGGCTATGAAGACAAGCTGTTGATGGCACATGACATCCACACCAAGAATCGCCTGACCAAGTACGGCGGCCATGGCTACTCTCACATCCTGAAGAACATTGTGCCGAAGATGCTGACCAGGGGCATCACGCAGCACCAGGTGGATAAGATCCTCATTGACAACCCAAAACACTTGCTGACCTTcaaatga
- the gpt gene encoding alanine aminotransferase 2-like isoform X1, translated as MSAARIGLMSPRTVWPLSRVRKELLGGTHGAQRPGGDPRVRALTSPLLFSSPGRALSSLSATRRGLPKEKMSENGVVPRAKVLTIDTMNPTVKNVEYAVRGPIVARAVELERELSEGMKKPFAEVIKANIGDAHAMGQQPITFFRQVLALCSYPELLNDSTFPEDAKSRAYRILQSCGGNSMGSYSASQGIDSVRQDVAHYIERRDGGVPCDPDNIYLTTGASDGIMTMLKLLVCGEGATRTGVMISIPQYPLYSAALAELGAVQINYYLNEEKCWSLDISELQRALDEARHYCSPRALCIINPGNPTGQVQSRQCIEDVIRFAAKERLFLMADEVYQDNVYAEGCQFHSFKKVLFEMGPEYSNTVELASFHSTSKCYMGECGFRGGYMEVMNMDDEVKAQLTKLLSVRLCPPVPGQALMDLVVNPPQPGEPSYDNFIKERTATLSALAEKAKLTEQVLNTVQGISCNPVQGAMYSFPHITIPEKAIKEAMEQGQQPDMFYCMKMLEETGICLVPGSGFGQKEGTYHFRMTILPPIDKLQILLIKVKEFHQKFTQQYS; from the exons atgtcagCCGCACGGATTGGACTGATGTCGCCCAGAACCGTCTGGCCTTTAAGCCGGGTTCGAAAGGAATTGTTAGGCGGTACACATGGAGCGCAGCGGCCCGGTGGTGATCCCAGGGTCCGCGCACTGacctctcccctcctcttctcttctcccgGCAGAGCCTTGTCGAGTCTGAGTGCGACGCGGCGTGGTCTTCCCAAAGAGAAAATGTCCGAGAATGGAGTGGTGCCCCGGGCCAAGGTGTTGACCATCGACACCATGAACCCCACGGTGAAGAATGTGGAGTACGCGGTGAGGGGGCCCATCGTGGCGCGGGCTGTGGAGCTGGAGCGGGAGCTCAGCGAG GGAATGAAGAAGCCTTTTGCTGAGGTCATCAAGGCAAACATTGGTGATGCACATGCTATGGGCCAGCAGCCAATCACTTTCTTCCGGCAG GTCTTGGCGCTCTGCTCCTACCCTGAACTGCTAAATGACAGTACATTCCCAGAAGATGCCAAAAGTAGAGCATACCGCATTCTGCAGTCCTGCGGCGGGAACAGTATGG GTTCCTATAGTGCCAGTCAGGGCATAGACTCTGTGCGTCAGGATGTGGCCCACTACATTGAGCGAAGGGATGGAGGTGTGCCCTGTGACCCAGACAACATATACCTCACCACAGGAGCCAGTGATGGCATTATG ACAATGCTGAAGCTGCTGGTGTGTGGTGAAGGTGCCACCCGTACAGGCGTTATGATTTCTATACCTCAGTATCCCCTGTACTCGGCTGCACTGGCTGAACTCGGCGCCGTGCAGATCAACTATTATCttaatgaagaaaaatgctGGAGTCTGGACATCAGCGAGCTGCAGCGTGCTTTAGACGAAGCCCGGCACTATTGTAGCCCAAGAGCTTTGTGTATCATCAATCCTGGAAACCCAACTG GTCAGGTCCAGAGCAGACAGTGCATTGAGGATGTAATCCGATTTGCAGCAAAAGAACGTCTCTTCCTCATGGCTGATGAG GTGTACCAGGATAATGTGTATGCTGAGGGTTGCCAGTTCCACTCTTTCAAGAAGGTTCTGTTTGAGATGGGGCCAGAGTACTCGAATACAGTGGAACTGGCATCCTTCCATTCCACTTCGAAGTGTTACATGGGAGA GTGTGGTTTCCGTGGAGGCTACATGGAGGTCATGAACATGGATGATGAGGTGAAGGCCCAACTAACGAAGCTGTTGTCAGTCCGTCTGTGTCCTCCTGTTCCTGGTCAGGCTCTCATGGACCTGGTGGTCAACCCTCCACAGCCTGGAGAGCCCTCATATGACAACTTCATCAAG GAGCGCACAGCTACGTTAAGTGCCTTAGCAGAGAAGGCCAAACTTACAGAGCAAGTTCTGAATACTGTCCAAGGTATCAGCTGCAATCCGGTGCAGGGTGCCATGTACTCCTTCCCCCACATAACCATCCCTGAAAAGGCCATCAAAGAGGCCATG GAACAAGGTCAGCAGCCAGATATGTTTTACTGCATGAAGATGCTGGAGGAGACGGGGATCTGCCTTGTACCTGGGAGCGGCTTTGGTCAGAAGGAGGGAACCTACCACTTCAG AATGACCATCTTGCCACCCATAGACAAATTGCAGATCCTGCTGATAAAAGTCAAGGAGTTCCACCAGAAATTCACCCAGCAATATTCTTAG